From the genome of Argentina anserina chromosome 4, drPotAnse1.1, whole genome shotgun sequence, one region includes:
- the LOC126792640 gene encoding uncharacterized protein LOC126792640 produces MELYNNAKESLACIPNPKQKKVEAEKNVTETTSDCILNPKQKIVEVEKNAKETTVACKQNPKQGKRHKIYVFGLEHTVVVRDMKDIQEKLKKSTYERVTFICKRVKETLGSPEKYTEFLKQFHMYASGVIDATEFLNLIDDLVQADQSLMHDFDEFLEHYDKVDALVSLNFGLEVGL; encoded by the coding sequence ATGGAGTTGTATAACAATGCAAAGGAGTCTTTGGCCTGCATACCGAATCCgaaacaaaagaaagttgAAGCGGAGAAGAATGTGACTGAAACTACCTCTGACTGCATATTGAATCCGAAACAAAAGATAGTCGAGGTGGAGAAGAATGCGAAAGAAACTACCGTGGCCTGCAAACAGAATCCAAAACAAGGCAAGAGACACAAAATCTATGTTTTTGGTCTGGAGCACACAGTTGTCGTGAGAGATATGAAGGATATTCAGGAGAAATTGAAGAAGAGCACATATGAAAGAGTGACTTTCATTTGTAAAAGAGTAAAGGAGACACTCGGGAGTCCCGAGAAGTATACTGAATTCTTGAAGCAATTTCACATGTACGCCAGTGGAGTGATAGACGCAACGGAGTTCTTGAACTTGATCGATGACTTAGTTCAAGCAGATCAAAGTCTTATGCATGATTTTGATGAGTTTTTGGAGCACTATGACAAGGTAGATGCATTGGTTTCTCTGAATTTCGGACTAGAGGTAGGACTGTGA